A portion of the Streptococcus sp. Marseille-Q6470 genome contains these proteins:
- a CDS encoding chloride channel protein — protein MKARLQSLPYGWRLLLATVALGIGTGLVGIACHFLLDGVQKLAFGQERSDLLQQFREAGGLRRFLVLSVTGLLAAGFWYVLQKRYKILSIRKQIDQVGDREPAPLAHILHASMQVAIVGAGASVGKEGAPREVGALIAGRLGKVLSLTIKEQRVLIACGAGAGLAAVYQIPFASSLFVFETLGLSYRWKNVLLVLSSTYLAAWVAQPIVGHGAIYHLSQVHWSASGFLQAVLVALLVTPLALAFRFLAKQASRKRRKDWTILWALPLAFMVLAGIVIFYPIFMGNGQVLAQAVLSGQPFSNLALILVVKGLLVYILLSNGAYGGTLTPSFALGIGSGYLVTMILSAVGVLLDPALGMLLGATVFLGTTLQAPMTAIALSLGFTGQSWALILPLALSTGVSYVIQNRWENKR, from the coding sequence ATGAAAGCACGACTCCAAAGTCTGCCCTATGGCTGGCGTCTGCTTTTAGCGACCGTCGCTTTAGGAATAGGAACAGGTCTGGTCGGAATCGCCTGTCATTTTCTACTAGATGGCGTACAAAAGTTGGCTTTCGGCCAAGAACGATCTGATCTGCTCCAGCAATTTCGGGAAGCCGGAGGTCTTCGTAGATTTCTTGTCTTATCTGTGACAGGGCTTTTGGCAGCAGGATTCTGGTATGTTTTGCAGAAACGTTATAAGATCCTGTCTATTCGTAAGCAAATTGATCAGGTTGGAGATAGAGAACCAGCACCCCTAGCCCATATCCTTCATGCAAGTATGCAGGTTGCGATTGTCGGAGCTGGCGCTTCGGTCGGAAAAGAAGGAGCTCCACGTGAGGTTGGGGCACTTATAGCTGGTCGTTTGGGAAAAGTTTTGTCCTTGACGATCAAAGAGCAAAGAGTTTTGATTGCTTGTGGAGCTGGAGCGGGGTTAGCTGCGGTCTATCAGATTCCCTTTGCTAGTAGCTTGTTTGTCTTTGAGACCTTAGGGTTGTCCTATCGCTGGAAAAATGTCTTACTGGTCTTGTCCAGTACTTATCTAGCGGCTTGGGTGGCCCAACCAATCGTTGGTCATGGTGCTATTTACCACCTGTCGCAAGTTCATTGGTCAGCAAGTGGTTTCTTGCAGGCTGTCTTAGTGGCTCTATTGGTTACTCCATTGGCACTTGCCTTTCGTTTTCTAGCCAAACAGGCTAGTCGCAAACGGCGGAAGGATTGGACCATTCTATGGGCTCTGCCTTTAGCATTTATGGTGCTAGCTGGTATTGTGATCTTTTACCCGATTTTTATGGGGAATGGACAGGTTCTAGCTCAAGCCGTTCTATCAGGTCAACCATTTTCTAATCTAGCCTTGATCTTGGTCGTGAAAGGGCTCCTGGTCTATATCCTCTTGAGTAATGGTGCCTATGGGGGAACCTTGACGCCATCATTTGCCTTAGGAATTGGATCTGGTTATTTGGTGACCATGATTCTTTCTGCAGTTGGCGTTCTACTAGATCCTGCTCTAGGAATGTTGCTTGGAGCGACAGTCTTTTTAGGGACAACATTACAAGCTCCCATGACTGCCATTGCCCTAAGTCTTGGTTTTACAGGACAGAGCTGGGCCTTGATTCTACCGCTGGCACTATCTACTGGTGTGTCTTATGTGATTCAAAATAGATGGGAGAATAAACGATGA
- a CDS encoding peptidase U32 family protein: MEKIIITATAESIEQVKQLLEAGVDRIYVGEKDFGLRLPTTFSHEELREIAKIVHDAGKELIVAVNALMHQDMMDRIKPFLDFLEEIKTDYITVGDAGVFYVVNRDGYSFKTIYDASTMVTSSRQINFWGQKAGASEAVLAREIPSAELFKMPEILEIPAEVLVYGASVIHHSKRPLLQNYYNFTQIDDEKSRQRDLFLAEPSDPESHYSIFEDNHGTHIFANNDLDLMTKLTELVEHGFTHWKLEGLYTPGQNFVEIAKLFIQARNLIQEGNFTHDQAFLLDEEVRKLHPKNRFLDTGFYDYDPDMVK; this comes from the coding sequence ATGGAAAAGATTATCATTACAGCAACTGCTGAAAGTATTGAACAAGTAAAACAGCTACTTGAAGCTGGTGTCGACCGCATTTATGTCGGTGAGAAAGATTTTGGACTTCGTTTGCCAACGACCTTTAGTCATGAAGAATTGCGTGAAATCGCAAAAATTGTCCATGATGCAGGCAAGGAATTAATCGTTGCAGTTAACGCTCTCATGCACCAAGATATGATGGACCGTATCAAGCCATTCTTGGACTTTTTAGAAGAAATCAAAACGGACTATATCACAGTTGGGGACGCAGGTGTTTTTTATGTGGTTAACCGTGATGGCTATTCATTTAAAACAATCTACGACGCGTCAACCATGGTAACCAGCAGTCGTCAGATTAACTTTTGGGGACAAAAAGCAGGTGCATCAGAGGCTGTTTTGGCGCGTGAAATCCCATCTGCTGAGCTCTTTAAAATGCCTGAAATTTTAGAAATTCCAGCAGAAGTTTTGGTATATGGAGCTAGTGTGATCCACCATTCTAAGCGTCCGCTCTTGCAAAACTACTATAATTTCACTCAAATCGATGATGAAAAATCTCGTCAACGTGATTTGTTCCTAGCTGAGCCAAGTGACCCAGAGAGTCATTACTCTATTTTTGAGGACAATCATGGAACCCACATCTTTGCTAACAATGACCTTGATTTGATGACCAAGTTGACCGAATTAGTAGAGCATGGGTTTACTCATTGGAAACTGGAAGGTCTCTACACTCCAGGACAAAACTTTGTGGAAATTGCAAAACTCTTTATCCAAGCGCGCAATTTGATTCAAGAAGGTAACTTTACACATGACCAAGCCTTTTTGCTCGATGAAGAAGTTCGTAAGCTCCACCCTAAAAATCGTTTCCTTGATACTGGATTTTACGACTACGACCCTGATATGGTTAAATAA
- a CDS encoding DUF3270 domain-containing protein: MPARKLHPYEFEQESIKTAQFQDYVPENTSVASVKEVLFFVNIACFCVFLAIFSFMFLSLKLNTVLSFALAIGLSLFALQLQRTFIKKKFK, from the coding sequence ATGCCCGCAAGAAAACTACACCCGTATGAGTTCGAACAAGAAAGTATAAAAACTGCCCAGTTTCAAGATTATGTTCCAGAGAATACTTCTGTTGCTAGTGTAAAGGAAGTCCTATTTTTTGTAAACATTGCTTGCTTCTGCGTCTTTTTGGCTATCTTTAGTTTTATGTTCTTATCGCTAAAATTGAACACTGTTTTATCATTTGCTTTGGCTATCGGCCTCAGTCTTTTCGCTTTACAATTGCAGCGCACTTTTATCAAGAAAAAATTCAAATAA
- the rpiA gene encoding ribose-5-phosphate isomerase RpiA, which translates to MEDLKKMAGIKAAEFVKDGMVVGLGTGSTAYYFVEEIGRRIKDEGLQITAVTTSSVTSKQAEGLQIPLKSIDQVEFVDLTVDGADEVDSQFNGIKGGGGALLMEKVVATPSKEYIWVVDESKLVEKLGAFKLPVEVVQYGAEQVFRRFERAGYKPSFREKDGQRFVTDMQNFIIDLALEVIEDPIALGQELDHVVGVVEHGLFNQMVDKVIVAGQNGVQILTSTKAK; encoded by the coding sequence GTGGAAGATCTGAAAAAAATGGCAGGGATTAAGGCTGCCGAGTTCGTCAAAGATGGTATGGTTGTCGGACTTGGGACTGGCTCCACTGCCTACTATTTCGTCGAAGAAATAGGTCGTCGTATAAAGGATGAAGGCTTACAGATTACAGCTGTAACAACTTCTAGTGTAACTAGCAAACAGGCAGAAGGCCTCCAGATTCCTCTTAAGTCTATTGATCAAGTGGAATTTGTAGACCTGACAGTCGATGGTGCAGATGAAGTAGACAGTCAGTTTAACGGAATCAAAGGTGGTGGGGGGGCCCTTCTCATGGAAAAGGTTGTCGCAACTCCATCTAAAGAATATATCTGGGTTGTTGATGAGAGCAAACTAGTTGAGAAACTGGGTGCTTTTAAATTGCCTGTAGAGGTAGTTCAATATGGTGCCGAACAGGTCTTCCGTCGATTTGAACGAGCTGGCTATAAACCTAGCTTCCGTGAAAAGGATGGCCAACGTTTTGTGACAGACATGCAAAACTTTATCATCGATTTGGCCCTGGAAGTGATTGAAGACCCAATTGCTCTTGGGCAAGAATTGGACCATGTCGTTGGTGTTGTCGAGCACGGCTTGTTTAACCAAATGGTGGACAAGGTCATCGTTGCTGGACAAAATGGCGTTCAGATTTTAACTTCAACAAAAGCAAAATAA
- a CDS encoding HAMP domain-containing sensor histidine kinase: MFNKLKKNWYAEDFSYFIRNFGVFTLIFSAMTLIILQVMHSSLYTSVDEKLLSLSKNPQDIIQLAVNRATEDVKDLDGGNVAPASDKKPNVSSNTEVILLDSNLNQLVTGNRFLGLDRITFNKKDLNHIRQLHVVNSYGQDEVYRVVLTEMNIDSVSTNIKYAAILINTSQLEQISQNHEQLIVVVMASFWILSILASLYLARVSVKPLLESMQKQKSFVENASHELRTPLAVLQNRLETLFRKPEATILESSESIASSLEEVRNMKFLTTNLLNLARRDDGIKPEFGEVEPDFFNTTFTNYEMIASENNRIFRFQNRVHRTIITDKLLLKQLMTILFDNAVKYTEEEGDIYFEISTTERSLYLTVADNGIGISAADKKKIFDRFYRVDKARTRQKGGFGLGLSLAKQIVDAIKGSISVKDNKPNGTIFEVKIAISTPSRRKNK; this comes from the coding sequence ATGTTTAATAAACTAAAAAAGAATTGGTATGCAGAAGATTTCAGCTACTTTATCCGTAATTTTGGAGTATTCACGCTGATTTTCTCTGCCATGACCTTGATTATCCTGCAGGTTATGCACTCCAGTCTCTATACGTCAGTGGATGAAAAACTCTTATCACTGAGCAAAAATCCCCAGGACATTATTCAATTAGCGGTAAATCGTGCGACTGAAGACGTAAAGGATTTAGATGGTGGGAATGTAGCTCCAGCTTCTGATAAAAAACCAAATGTGAGTTCCAATACTGAAGTGATTTTGCTGGATTCAAATTTGAATCAATTAGTGACTGGAAATCGCTTTTTAGGATTAGACAGAATTACTTTCAATAAAAAGGACTTAAACCATATTCGCCAACTTCATGTTGTGAATAGTTATGGTCAGGATGAGGTTTATCGTGTTGTCTTGACAGAAATGAATATTGATTCGGTATCGACCAATATCAAGTATGCTGCTATCCTGATTAACACGAGCCAACTCGAGCAGATTAGTCAAAACCACGAACAGTTAATCGTGGTGGTGATGGCAAGTTTTTGGATTCTATCTATCTTGGCCAGTCTTTATCTTGCTCGTGTCAGTGTGAAACCCTTGCTTGAAAGTATGCAAAAGCAGAAGAGCTTTGTGGAAAATGCCAGTCATGAATTACGGACGCCTTTAGCAGTTCTTCAGAACCGTCTGGAAACTCTTTTTAGAAAACCAGAGGCTACCATTCTGGAGTCAAGTGAGAGCATCGCTTCTAGTTTGGAAGAAGTTCGAAATATGAAGTTTCTAACGACTAACCTCCTTAATCTAGCGCGTAGAGATGATGGAATCAAGCCAGAGTTTGGGGAAGTAGAACCTGACTTCTTTAATACGACCTTTACCAACTATGAAATGATTGCCTCCGAGAATAATCGTATTTTTCGTTTTCAAAATCGTGTTCATCGCACCATTATCACAGATAAACTCCTTCTCAAGCAATTGATGACCATTCTGTTTGACAATGCGGTCAAGTATACAGAAGAAGAAGGCGATATTTATTTTGAGATTTCAACGACTGAACGCAGCCTCTATCTAACGGTAGCGGATAATGGTATCGGTATTTCTGCAGCCGATAAAAAGAAAATCTTTGATCGCTTTTATCGTGTTGATAAGGCCCGGACACGTCAAAAGGGTGGTTTCGGTTTAGGCTTGTCTTTAGCGAAGCAAATCGTCGATGCCATCAAAGGCTCTATTAGTGTTAAAGATAACAAACCTAACGGAACAATTTTTGAAGTCAAGATAGCTATCTCAACACCGTCAAGACGAAAGAATAAATAA
- a CDS encoding phosphopentomutase — protein sequence MPKFNRIHLVVLDSVGIGAAPDANNFVNAGVPDGSSDTLGHISKSVGLNVPNMAKLGLGNIPRETPLKTVPAESNPTGYATKLEEVSLGKDTMTGHWEIMGLNITEPFDTFWNGFPEEILTKIEEFSGRKVIREANKPYSGTAVIEDFGPRQMETGELIIYTSADPVLQIAAHEDIIPLDELYRICEYARSITLERPALLGRIIARPYVGEPGNFTRTANRRDLAVSPFAPTVLDKLNEAGIDTYAVGKINDIFNGAGINHDMGHNKSNSHGIDNLIKAMKSEDFKHGFSFTNLVDFDALYGHRRNPHGYRDCLHEFDERLPEIIAAMREDDLLLITADHGNDPTYAGTDHTREYIPLLAYSPSFKGNGLLPVGHFADISATIADNFGVEKAMIGESFLDKLV from the coding sequence ATGCCAAAATTTAATCGTATTCACTTGGTGGTACTAGATTCTGTAGGAATCGGTGCAGCACCAGATGCTAATAACTTTGTCAATGCTGGGGTTCCTGATGGTTCCTCAGACACTCTTGGACACATTTCAAAATCAGTAGGTCTGAATGTCCCAAATATGGCAAAACTTGGTCTTGGAAATATTCCTCGTGAAACACCATTGAAGACAGTTCCAGCTGAGAGCAATCCAACTGGTTACGCAACTAAGTTAGAAGAAGTCTCTCTAGGTAAAGATACCATGACTGGCCACTGGGAAATCATGGGACTTAATATCACTGAACCGTTCGATACTTTCTGGAATGGATTCCCAGAGGAAATCTTGACAAAAATCGAAGAATTCTCAGGTCGTAAGGTCATTCGCGAAGCTAACAAACCTTATTCTGGTACAGCAGTTATCGAAGACTTTGGACCACGCCAAATGGAAACAGGCGAGTTGATCATCTATACATCAGCTGATCCAGTTCTTCAAATCGCAGCTCACGAAGACATCATTCCTTTGGATGAACTCTACCGTATCTGTGAATACGCTCGTTCGATTACATTGGAGCGTCCAGCTCTTCTTGGACGGATCATTGCTCGTCCTTACGTTGGTGAGCCAGGAAACTTCACTCGTACGGCTAATCGTCGTGACTTGGCAGTTTCACCATTTGCACCAACTGTTTTGGACAAATTGAACGAGGCTGGTATTGATACATACGCGGTTGGTAAGATTAACGATATCTTCAACGGTGCAGGGATCAACCATGATATGGGCCACAACAAATCAAACAGCCACGGTATTGACAACTTGATCAAAGCGATGAAATCAGAAGATTTCAAACATGGTTTCTCATTCACCAACTTGGTTGACTTCGACGCTCTTTATGGACACCGTCGTAATCCTCATGGTTACCGTGATTGCTTGCATGAGTTTGATGAGCGCTTGCCAGAAATCATTGCAGCCATGCGTGAAGATGATCTTCTTTTGATTACGGCTGACCATGGTAACGACCCAACCTATGCTGGTACCGACCATACTCGTGAATATATTCCACTTTTAGCTTACAGTCCATCATTTAAAGGTAATGGATTACTTCCAGTTGGGCACTTCGCTGACATCTCAGCAACAATTGCGGACAACTTTGGTGTTGAAAAAGCCATGATAGGTGAAAGCTTCTTGGATAAATTAGTTTAA
- a CDS encoding DUF1697 domain-containing protein, which yields MIRYALLVRGINVGGKNKVVMTQLRQELTELRLENVETYINSGNIFFDTNIPRIQLVEDLKGFFERHYPFIQSFSLFSNEDYEEELRNLPDWWDHEMARKDVLLYTEGLDVDQVIEKVNSLELVDEELHFGKLGIFWGKLSEASYSKTAYHKHLLKMPFYGNITIRNANTFDKIGQFLKHKKGDT from the coding sequence ATGATTCGCTACGCTTTACTTGTTAGAGGCATTAATGTCGGTGGAAAGAATAAGGTAGTCATGACTCAACTGCGTCAAGAATTGACGGAACTGAGATTAGAAAATGTTGAAACCTACATCAATAGTGGCAATATCTTCTTTGACACCAATATTCCTAGAATTCAGTTAGTTGAGGATTTAAAGGGATTCTTTGAAAGGCACTATCCATTTATCCAAAGTTTTTCCTTATTTTCTAACGAAGACTATGAAGAAGAGCTTAGAAATCTTCCTGATTGGTGGGACCATGAGATGGCTCGAAAGGATGTGCTCTTATACACTGAGGGCTTGGATGTGGATCAAGTTATCGAGAAAGTGAACAGTTTGGAACTGGTCGATGAAGAGCTTCATTTTGGAAAATTAGGGATCTTCTGGGGTAAATTGTCAGAAGCTAGCTACTCTAAAACAGCCTATCACAAGCACTTGCTTAAGATGCCTTTCTATGGCAATATTACCATTCGTAACGCTAATACCTTTGACAAAATTGGTCAATTTTTAAAACATAAAAAAGGAGATACCTAA
- a CDS encoding purine-nucleoside phosphorylase: MTFLNKINETAAFLKDKGIEAPEFGLILGSGLGELAEEIENAVVVDYSDIPNWGQSTVVGHAGKLVYGDLAGRKVLALQGRFHFYEGNPLEVVTFPVRVMKVLGCEGVLVTNAAGGIGFGPGTLMAITDHINMTGQNPLIGENLDEFGPRFPDMSKAYTPEYRVTAHEVAQKLGIKLDEGVYIGVTGPTYETPAEIRAYKTLGADAVGMSTVPEVIVAAHSGLKVLGISCITNHAAGFQEELNHEEVVEVTERVKGDFKGLLKAILAEL, translated from the coding sequence ATGACATTTTTAAATAAAATCAATGAAACAGCAGCATTTTTGAAGGACAAAGGAATCGAAGCTCCTGAGTTCGGTTTGATCCTTGGTTCAGGTCTTGGAGAATTGGCTGAAGAAATCGAAAATGCAGTCGTAGTAGACTACTCTGACATTCCAAACTGGGGTCAATCAACAGTAGTCGGACACGCTGGTAAATTGGTTTATGGTGATCTTGCTGGACGTAAAGTCTTGGCCCTTCAAGGACGTTTCCACTTCTATGAAGGAAACCCATTGGAAGTGGTGACTTTTCCAGTTCGTGTCATGAAAGTGTTGGGATGTGAAGGAGTTCTTGTAACCAACGCTGCCGGTGGTATCGGCTTCGGTCCTGGTACCTTGATGGCAATCACTGATCACATCAACATGACAGGTCAAAACCCATTGATCGGTGAAAACTTGGATGAGTTTGGCCCTCGCTTCCCAGATATGTCGAAGGCTTACACTCCAGAATACCGTGTAACTGCACATGAAGTGGCTCAAAAACTTGGAATCAAACTTGATGAAGGTGTCTATATCGGTGTTACTGGTCCAACTTATGAAACACCTGCAGAAATTCGTGCCTATAAGACACTTGGCGCTGATGCTGTCGGAATGTCAACTGTTCCAGAAGTTATCGTTGCGGCTCACTCTGGCTTGAAGGTTCTTGGAATTTCATGTATTACTAACCATGCTGCTGGTTTCCAAGAAGAACTCAACCACGAGGAAGTTGTAGAAGTGACCGAACGTGTTAAAGGTGACTTCAAAGGCTTGCTTAAAGCGATTCTTGCTGAATTGTAA